The stretch of DNA CTCCTGCGCGCTCGGCCAGATCACGCGGCGCAGCTCACCCTGGATCTCGCGGATGAACTGGCGCATCTTCACGCGCTCCCTGCGCTGCGGCGGGGGCACGGGCGGACGGGCGCGGGCGACGTCCTTTTCGGCCGACTGCCTGTCGCGCTTCATCCGGCGCTTGATCTCGCGATTCACGACGTGACCTTTCCGTTAGTTCGTGCTAGCAGGGCCGGAGGGAATCGAACCCCCAACCCCCGGT from Actinomycetota bacterium encodes:
- the secE gene encoding preprotein translocase subunit SecE produces the protein MNREIKRRMKRDRQSAEKDVARARPPVPPPQRRERVKMRQFIREIQGELRRVIWPSAQEVVTYSTVVVVVVLLLTGIVFVLDLGFAKAIVALLRPGDTAAP